In Dehalococcoidia bacterium, a single window of DNA contains:
- a CDS encoding transposase, translated as MTTIPPMLTRSLLKGAREKHPDNPIASNAADSGYEEMGVAPIIALNRRNGPDALSVGELTLSSDGQYTCLAGFQVVYWGKESRRNRLKFRCPAALGKRRCLFQSACSSSSYGRTFYLHSNREYRLVGPGPRGTALWQEKYTARTSVERAYSEEKDSHRLDSPRVRGLPKIKIHVYMALCGQVAKKIGAAITKGLIKPQPSPHPIRA; from the coding sequence ATGACAACGATTCCCCCTATGCTAACCCGCTCGCTCCTTAAGGGGGCCCGAGAGAAGCATCCCGACAACCCGATCGCTTCCAATGCCGCCGATTCCGGCTATGAGGAAATGGGGGTGGCTCCGATTATCGCCTTGAATCGGCGCAATGGACCGGATGCGCTTTCCGTCGGCGAACTCACCCTTTCATCGGATGGCCAATACACCTGCCTGGCGGGATTCCAAGTCGTCTACTGGGGAAAAGAGTCCCGGAGGAATCGCCTCAAGTTTCGCTGTCCGGCAGCTCTGGGCAAGCGCCGATGTCTCTTCCAATCGGCTTGTTCCTCCTCAAGCTACGGCAGAACCTTTTATCTTCACTCCAACCGGGAGTATCGTCTGGTCGGTCCTGGCCCCAGAGGAACCGCTCTCTGGCAAGAGAAATACACCGCCCGCACCAGCGTGGAGCGAGCCTATTCCGAAGAGAAGGATTCTCATCGTCTGGATAGCCCCAGGGTCAGAGGTTTGCCCAAGATCAAGATCCATGTCTACATGGCCTTATGCGGACAAGTGGCCAAAAAGATCGGGGCTGCAATCACTAAAGGGCTCATCAAGCCTCAACCATCGCCACACCCGATAAGAGCTTAG
- a CDS encoding transposase — translation MRTANQLTFTTYEASLKLKPNDPIKIIFDKIDWSFVHRLARDKYSPQGADGYDPLPLFKAQLLIYLGEVKSDRHLAATLRYDARLCLLCGFNFLKTPSNGTFTNFRDRLGEDIFYEALHCLIAQAITLKVIQEGHTATDSTHLWAHSSRFGKKTCCEQREVRLSPELFRFRCPMGTQDQGIYFLRLQGSSHRGCQIPIASGSDRDPGQ, via the coding sequence ATGCGAACAGCCAATCAGCTCACCTTCACCACTTATGAGGCATCCCTTAAGCTCAAACCCAATGATCCGATCAAGATAATCTTCGATAAAATCGACTGGTCCTTTGTCCATCGCCTGGCCAGGGATAAGTACTCTCCTCAAGGAGCAGACGGCTATGATCCGCTCCCCTTGTTCAAGGCACAACTTTTGATCTATCTGGGCGAGGTGAAATCGGATCGGCATCTGGCGGCTACCCTGCGATATGATGCCAGACTCTGCCTCCTTTGCGGATTCAACTTCCTGAAGACGCCTTCCAACGGCACCTTCACCAATTTCCGAGATCGTCTGGGGGAAGATATCTTCTATGAGGCCCTTCATTGTTTGATTGCCCAGGCCATCACCTTAAAGGTTATCCAGGAAGGCCATACCGCCACCGATTCCACCCACTTATGGGCACATTCCAGCCGGTTCGGCAAAAAGACCTGCTGTGAACAAAGGGAAGTGCGATTGTCCCCGGAGCTATTCCGATTCCGATGCCCAATGGGGACACAAGACCAAGGAATATACTTTCTTCGGCTACAAGGTTCATCTCATCGTGGATGCCAAATCCCAATTGCCTCTGGAAGTGATCGTGACCCCGGGCAATGA